In Telopea speciosissima isolate NSW1024214 ecotype Mountain lineage chromosome 10, Tspe_v1, whole genome shotgun sequence, the DNA window TATCAAGCAGTTCCATAATAGTTACacatagaaaaaataaattgaagcTCCATGATAGTTTGGATTATGAGGATCAAAGATTCAAAGCCCATAAATTGATTACTTCTTTCATTGAGATTGTATAGAATTAAAATTATCAATTCTTCAACATTAATTGCATGCATGAAATATGTTTATCCCTCCTCTCAACTTCCCTAACgtatgataattttttttttttttttttttggggtaatacTCCCTAATAATCATGCCTGATAAAAAGGGTATTTCCAGACATTGAAAACTTTTAATCCAAGGAATGTGAAATTTGTTTGAAAAGCTGGACATGTTCATGTAAGAGAGCCACGAAGACATCCATACCACCTCCTTCTTTGGAAGAAGGCACGAATATTATGAGACCCTCGACGGGCATATTCGGTGGAAGGAGAGCAACCGGCCCTCCTCCACCGAAATCCAAGTCATGAAACTCGAATCTCAACCAGCTATCTACCTCAAGGTTCGGGCACATCACAGTCCCGACCTCGGGCGCCGTCGCGACcaatttttcttctcctcctcctcctcccttctccttccccgCTGCCATTTCCCCAAAATCTACAAACGACTGGAAATATTCACTATCCAACTTCGCCACCGCCTCGTGGATTGCCTTAGCCACGTATTTGTGACTCTCTTTCAACAACTCCCCCACTCTCAATTTCGGGTACGCCCATAGCACAAGGTTCCCGAAGTACTCCATCGCCACCGGCGGCTTCATTCTTGCTCTTCCGTTCACTGCCACCCTCACTTGGGTCCACTCCTCTTCTGCCAGCCCACGAGCCATCGTCACCTTCTTCCACATGTGCGACAGAAGACACTCGAACGCACTGTACCGATGTTTTCCTCCCTCATTGACTTTCACCTTCAGATTGGCTATAAAGTCAGCCGAGAAGTGTACAGCGATGTTAGCTATTGAGGAAAGAGACGTGATCGAGTGCGACGTGGCGCATTTCCGGAACTCAATCCGACGGTGGTCGAATTCGGGACTAGGTGGGTTTCTTGGGACGGAAACGGCGGATCGGTCATGGTAGGGGAGTGGGTCTAAGGGAAGGCCACGCACGAGTTTGGCCCAAGCGATGAAGAAGGAACTCATGGATTGGCCGTCAGCGACGTGGTGGTGGGCGGTCTGGCCAATGACGAGGCCGCCGCAAGCGTAGCGGTTGAGTTGGATCTGGAGTAGCTCCTCTACACCTTGAGTGGGTGGAAGTAGGTGGGTCAAGTCTGTAGAAGGGGTGAAGGGGAGCTGGTCTGCGAGAGTGGTGGACACAAAAGTTTCGATGATTCGGATGCCGGCGTTATTGAGGATGATAGCAGGGCGGTCGCATTGGTCGGTGGTGAGACGGCCGGCGAGGTGGGGGTAGTGAAAGAGGGCTTTGGAGAGACCTTCTTTTAAGGCTTCGTTGGAGGGCATGGGTGGACGGAAAGCATATAGGACTGCTACGTGGAGATCGAAGGCTGCTTGGTCGAAGATGGTTAGGGGTACCCTGGGAACAACGGCATCTGCGTcggaagaagaaggaggtttCAAGATGGTATTTCTGATCAAATCAATCGCCATTATCGAAACGAAACCTTAAGATATAGAGATATTATAtatatctttcttctttgctaCTATGAAAAGTGTGGTTATTGGGTGGGTGCCAGGGAGCATGGGTCTCTTTATATACACTCTCGTTACAAGGacccagatcttctacggcgccaCGGGTAGAGCGGTCTGAGCGGTGCACATACAGGTCGCCttgcaatgaccgccttgcccCTGTCAGAGCATCTTATCCGAatgggggtaagacggtcattgcagGGTGCCCTATTTATGCATCGCTCAGACCGCTCTGAGCAGGGCACCGTAGACGATCTCG includes these proteins:
- the LOC122641802 gene encoding tryptamine hydroxycinnamoyltransferase 2-like, coding for MAIDLIRNTILKPPSSSDADAVVPRVPLTIFDQAAFDLHVAVLYAFRPPMPSNEALKEGLSKALFHYPHLAGRLTTDQCDRPAIILNNAGIRIIETFVSTTLADQLPFTPSTDLTHLLPPTQGVEELLQIQLNRYACGGLVIGQTAHHHVADGQSMSSFFIAWAKLVRGLPLDPLPYHDRSAVSVPRNPPSPEFDHRRIEFRKCATSHSITSLSSIANIAVHFSADFIANLKVKVNEGGKHRYSAFECLLSHMWKKVTMARGLAEEEWTQVRVAVNGRARMKPPVAMEYFGNLVLWAYPKLRVGELLKESHKYVAKAIHEAVAKLDSEYFQSFVDFGEMAAGKEKGGGGGEEKLVATAPEVGTVMCPNLEVDSWLRFEFHDLDFGGGGPVALLPPNMPVEGLIIFVPSSKEGGGMDVFVALLHEHVQLFKQISHSLD